A single genomic interval of Eurosta solidaginis isolate ZX-2024a chromosome 3, ASM4086904v1, whole genome shotgun sequence harbors:
- the Or88a gene encoding odorant receptor 88a, translating into MELKHGSSTKLYTIDALCAITHPVRQYMRIDFLDFTRIHGHFAIPSSNLLKIGVVLAVWDCIGNTIKCIAAIQSGNVTKAQEIFAVFGMALVMTMRGFSLAMNRVKLSKLLNDLDYIFPHSVQLQADMEVGKCHRYIKKRFFTLHAIMTTALVPFCFMPLAKFFILYDFEEKHPVSDDFHLNASWMPFGLKVKFHTYAFIYIYETVLAIIAVNMVITWDHVFVITISQLCMYYEYLAKLLEQMDVREAKDIQKEDAFFTQLHLYIYIHQYLRSLASDINNIFNLSIMISHMASAMSICFNLFLISGAEDYLSMATYLAPCLVEIWLLYDVSKWGTLLETVTSRINEVLYEQKWYESSVRFGKYTKIWMQGTNEPSRLTAFNMFNVNMKHFQDMMMLAYQMLTFMKSKS; encoded by the exons ATGGAATTAAAGCACGGATCATCCACCAAATTGTACACCATCGATGCACTCTGTGCAATCACGCATCCAGTTCGACAATATATGCGCATTGACTTCTTGGATTTTACACGCATCCATGGACATTTTGCGATCCCAAGTTCAAATCTATTAAAAATAGGAGTAGTTCTGGCAGTTTGGGATTGTATTGGTAATACTATTAAGTGTATCGCAGCTATACAATCAGGAAATGTTACTAAAGCTCAAGAGATCTTTGCCGTTTTTGGTATGGCTTTAGTCATGACAATGCGTGGCTTTTCGCTTGCAATGAATCGCGTCAAACTATCTAAACTTTTAAATGATCTCGACTATATTTTTCCACACAGCGTACAGCTGCAAGCAGATATGGAAGTTGGAAAATGTCACCGTTACATTAAGAAACGTTTTTTTACGCTCCATGCCATAATGACCACAGCTTTAGTGCCATTTTGTTTTATGCCGTTagctaaatttttcattttatatgaTTTTGAAGAAAAACATCCCGTATCAGATGATTTCCATTTGAATGCATCGTGGATGCCATTCGGGTTAAAGGTTAAATTCCACACGTATGCATTCATATATATTTATGAAACGGTTTTGGCTATAATAGCAGTAAATATGGTAATAACATGGGATCATGTATTTGTTATAACAATTTCACAATTGTGTATGTATTATGAATATTTGGCTAAATTATTGGAGCAGATGGATGTGCGCGAAGCCAAAGATATACAAAAAGAAGATGCATTCTTCACGCAATTGCATCTTTATATATACATTCATCAATATCTAAGAAG TCTCGCTTCCGATATTAATAACATCTTTAATTTATCGATAATGATATCACATATGGCAAGCGCTATGTCAATTtgtttcaatttatttttgatatcCGGTGCCGAGGACTATTTATCAATGGCGACGTATCTTGCACCATGTCTGGTGGAAATTTGGCTACTATATGATGTTTCGAAGTGGGGTACACTGTTAGAAACTGTT ACATCTAGAATCAACGAAGTTTTGTATGAACAAAAATGGTACGAAAGCTCTGTTCGTTTTGGTAAATATACAAAGATATGGATGCAAGGTACAAACGAACCATCGAGGTTGACCGCTTTTAATATGTTCAATGTAAATATGAAACATTTTCAAGAT ATGATGATGTTAGCTTACCAAATGCTCACCTTTATGAAATCAAAGAGTTAA